From Ptiloglossa arizonensis isolate GNS036 chromosome 10, iyPtiAriz1_principal, whole genome shotgun sequence, the proteins below share one genomic window:
- the Mrps6 gene encoding mitochondrial ribosomal protein S6 gives MPIYEMPVLLRIMNKTDYILALKRVTNAIFETGGFIRKLENWGEKDLPCKATSHGKTHKRAGYFFLCFDVPPSSIKDLIDEYKRDVDIVRVNIFKQNTESDIKCTIEEELLPAPYRPSVTKLLKMASRDRNEKNKFKSNSGLDYYPFLK, from the exons ATGCCGATCTATGAAATGCCAGTACTATTACGAATTATGAACAAG ACAGACTATATACTAGCTTTGAAGAGAGTGACAAATGCGATATTTGAAACAGGTGGGTTTATTAGGAAGCTTGAGAATTGGGGAGAAAAGGATCTTCCATGTAAGGCAACCAGTCATGGAAAAACTCATAAAAGAGCTGG ttattttttcctttgcttTGATGTGCCACCATCTTCGATAAAGGACCTAATAGATGAATATAAAAGGGATGTGGATATTGTTAGAGTAAACATATTTAAACAAAACACTGAATCAGACATAAAATGTACAATAGAAGAAGAATTACTACCTGCACCATACag acCTAGTGTAACAAAGTTATTAAAAATGGCCAGCAGAGATAGAaatgaaaagaacaaatttaaatCTAATAGTGGACTTGACTATTATCCTTTCTTAAAATAA